Part of the Stigmatella aurantiaca genome, CCCGTGCGCGTCAGCCAGCGTCCCGCTGGAGCCGAGGAGGCCCGAGTGCTGCAGGTAGTGCTGGTGGCACCGAGCGGCTGGCGAGTCGAAGGCCTCAGCGTGGAGAGCGCAGCCCAGCTCTTGGGGAAGCTGGGGTGCTAAAGCTCACGCGCGCGGTGCGCGTCTACGCGTACGCAGTCCCGGTGGACATGCGCAAGGGCTTCGATGGACTGGGTGCCCTCGTCGAGCAGCAGCTGGGGCGGCAGCTGCTCAAGGGCGACGTCTTCCTCTTCG contains:
- the tnpB gene encoding IS66 family insertion sequence element accessory protein TnpB, yielding MRVYAYAVPVDMRKGFDGLGALVEQQLGRQLLKGDVFLF